From the genome of Planctomycetia bacterium:
ACCGCCGTCGCGCTGTTGTTGCAATGTCTTCGGCTGCTCGGCGCCGAGGCCAATTTCTATGTCCCGCGCCGCATCGAAGAAGGCTACGGACTCAACGCCGAGGCTTTGCGCACCCTGGCCGAAGCGGGAACGAAAGTCGTCGTCACGGTCGACTGCGGCATCTCCGGCGTCGCCGAGTCGCACGTGGCACGCGAGCTCGGGCTCGAGCTCATCATCACCGATCATCATGAGTTCGCCGCCGAGTTGCCGGTTGCCACGGCGATCGTGCATCCTCGTTTGCCCGGCACGAGCTATCCGTTCGCCGGCCTTAGCGGAGCGGGCGTGGCGCTGAAAGTGGCGTGGGAGTTGTGTCGCCAAGCGGACGGCGCGACGAAGGTGAGCCCACGGATGCGCGACTTCTTGATGACCGCCGTCGGCATGGCGGCGCTCGGCACCGTTGCCGACGTCGTACCGTTGACGGACGAGAATCGTATTCTCGTGCAGCATGGACTCGCGAGCTTAAAGGAACGACCGACCGTCGGGCTCGAAGCGTTGTTGCGCGTCACGGAATTGTCGAAGAAAGAGAAGCTCGATTCGGAAGACGTAGCGTTTATGTTGGCCCCGCGCCTGAACGCGGCCGGTCGGCTCGGGCAGGCCGAGCTCGGCGTCGAACTTTTGACGACGACGAGCCCCGAGCGAGCCCAAGCCTTGGCCGAGTACGTGCATGAATTGAATGCCAATCGCCAAAGCTTGGAGCGCAGCATCTACATCACTGCGCACAAGCAGATCACGGAGAAGTTCGACGTTGAAAACGATGCCGCGTTCGTCGTTGCCGATGCCGATTGGCATCCCGGCGTGATCGGCATCGTCGCCGGTCGATTGGCGGAGAAGTTTCATCGACCGGTCGTCGTCATCGCGCTGGACAAGCTGGGAGTGAAGCCCGGCACCGGTTCGGCGCGCAGCGTAGTCGGTCTTGAATTGCATCGAGCGCTCGAGGCGTGCAGCCACCACTTGGTCGGCCACGGCGGCCATGCGGCGGCGGCCGGCTTGAAGATCGAAGAACGGAAGCTCGATGATTTCCGCGCCGACTTCTGCGAGTTCGTCGCCGCGGAACTCTCGACGGCCAACCGCACGGCCGAGCTCGTGATCGACGCCGAAGTTCCGCTCTCGGCACTCACGCTCGAAGCGCTCACGCAAATGGAACGCTTGGCACCGTTCGGACAAGCGAACCCGCGTCCGACGTTTTGCGCCGTCGGGCTCACGCTCGACGAACCGCCGAAGAAGATCGGCGGCGGAGGACGCCACCTGGCGCTGAAGCTCACGCAACATC
Proteins encoded in this window:
- the recJ gene encoding single-stranded-DNA-specific exonuclease RecJ, producing the protein MPKLWRIQPYDASRIAALGKATGVSPVVAQLLMARGIVEQVAVRDFLECKLANLRDPALLPGVKEAAACLMSAVRERRKITVYGDYDVDGMTAVALLLQCLRLLGAEANFYVPRRIEEGYGLNAEALRTLAEAGTKVVVTVDCGISGVAESHVARELGLELIITDHHEFAAELPVATAIVHPRLPGTSYPFAGLSGAGVALKVAWELCRQADGATKVSPRMRDFLMTAVGMAALGTVADVVPLTDENRILVQHGLASLKERPTVGLEALLRVTELSKKEKLDSEDVAFMLAPRLNAAGRLGQAELGVELLTTTSPERAQALAEYVHELNANRQSLERSIYITAHKQITEKFDVENDAAFVVADADWHPGVIGIVAGRLAEKFHRPVVVIALDKLGVKPGTGSARSVVGLELHRALEACSHHLVGHGGHAAAAGLKIEERKLDDFRADFCEFVAAELSTANRTAELVIDAEVPLSALTLEALTQMERLAPFGQANPRPTFCAVGLTLDEPPKKIGGGGRHLALKLTQHRNSMRGVSFGNGEWAEELEQVEGPIDVAFRPVVNEFRGRRNIELQVVDWRVSTPAPV